The following coding sequences lie in one Trichoderma breve strain T069 chromosome 1, whole genome shotgun sequence genomic window:
- a CDS encoding putative molybdopterin binding domain-containing protein, giving the protein MFSRLSQATTHRLLTATSPSFITQSFARPAAFSLRMSATGSSTIHTAACLIIGDEVLGGKTNSAYFAKWCFSLGINLKRIEVIEDDESEIMEAVRRMSNRYDFIITSGGIGPTHDDITYPSIAKAFNLPLKLHQEAYEKMKKLSKPHPKQPNFDWNVDSPALKARLRMVELPTDESRDLSEQFIFPKEDLWVPVAVVNRNVHILPGVPLLFQKLLDGLKPHVVPRLEGKETHRILISTPLPESEIAEYLTQLEAKAKPHGVKVGSYPRWGLKRNTVTLVGKDKDYLESLVAEAEEAVQGKRVSKEDELDEAEKKL; this is encoded by the exons ATGTTCTCGCGGCTATCACAGGCTACAACTCATCGCTTACTCACAGCCACATCTCCCTCCTTCATCACCCAATCCTTCGCTCGACCGGCCGCCTTTTCCCTGAGAATGTCAGCCACCGGAAGCAGCACCATCCATACGGCAGCATGCCTAATCATTGGCGATGAAGTGCTGGGCGGAAAG ACAAACTCGGCATACTTTGCAAAATGGTGCTTTTCTCTCGGCATC AACTTGAAGCGTATCGAGGTcatcgaagacgatgagagcGAAATCATGGAGGCCGTGCGCCGAATGAGCAACCGCTATGATTTTATCATCACCAG TGGTGGCATCGGCCCAAC GCACGACGACATCACTTACCCGTCCATCGCCAAGGCCTTCAACCTCCCCCTCAAGCTCCACCAAGAAGCCTacgagaagatgaagaagctctcaaaACCGCACCCCAAGCAGCCCAACTTTGACTGGAACGTCGATTCGCCGGCCCTCAAGGCTAGGCTGCGCATGGTGGAGCTCCCGACAGACGAATCCCGCGATCTGAGCGAGCAGTTCATCTTCCCGAAGGAAGATCTGTGGGTTCCCGTTGCGGTTGTCAACCGGAATGTGCATATCCTGCCAGGAGTGCCGCTGCTCT TCCAAAAGCTGCTTGATGGACTGAAGCCCCACGTCGTCCCCAGACTGGAGGGCAAAGAAACTCACCGAATCTTAATTTCCACACCTCTACCAGAGAGTGAGATAGCAGAGTACCTCACCCAGTTggaagccaaggccaagcctCACGGCGTCAAAGTAGGCAGCTATCCTCGATGGGGCTTGAAACGAAACACCGTTACGCTGGTTGGAAA GGACAAGGACTATCTGGAAAGCCTTGTGGCGGAAGCAGAGGAGGCGGTCCAGGGCAAGCGTGTCtcaaaagaagacgagctcgacgaggcagagaagaagctctaG
- a CDS encoding cofilin/tropomyosin-type actin-binding protein domain-containing protein, which produces MLGFWRHQIPSNLVPPLVYTGFASESRLYNISGETKEHLRKFRLTTSRASKPQAVIYLIDKTTHEIHQDADKVTYTSLDEIADDLPDHAPRFILLSYPLTMPDGRLSVPYVLLYYLPITCNAETRMLYAGAKELIRNTAEVNKVIDIESTEDLEEVPTQLTT; this is translated from the exons ATGTTAGGCTTCTGGAGGCATCAAATCCCGTCAAATCTCGTGCCACCTTTGGTCTACACTGGATTT GCTTCCGAATCCAGGCTCTACAACATCTCCGGCGAGACCAAAGAGCACTTGCGCAAGTTTCGCTTGACGACGTCTCGGGCGAGCAAGCCTCAAGCAGttatat ACCTGATTGATAAAACAACCCACGAAATCCACCAGGATGCAGACAAGGTTACATACACATCCCTCGACGAGATCGCCGACGACCTGCCCGACCACGCCCCTCGattcatcctcctcagctATCCCTTGACAATG CCCGACGGACGGTTATCCGTACCCTATGTTCTGCTGTACTACCTCCCCATCACATGCAATGCCGAGACGAGGATGCTCTACGCCGGCGCCAAGGAGCTGATACGCAACACGGCCGAGGTGAACAAGGTTATTGATATAGAATCGACAGAGGATTTGGAGGAAGTTCCAACGCAGCTAACCACGtag
- a CDS encoding NUBPL iron-transfer p-loop NTPase domain-containing protein — protein sequence MAPSLEEPEAIADVLANPLKQKPQLVAPEPEHCPGPESERAGTASSCDGCPNQAICASAPKGPDPDIPIITARLEHVKHKILVLSGKGGVGKSTFTNLLAHAFSTNPDSTVGVMDADITGPSTAKMLGVEDETIHVSATGMSPVWVTENLAVMSIQFMLPDRDAAIIWRGPKKNGLIKQFLKDVEWGELDFLLVDTPPGTSDEHLSVNSFLKESGIDGAVVVTTPQEVALLDVRKEIDFCRKAGIRILGLAENMSAFVCPNCKGESQIFKASTGGGRALAEEMDIPFLGSVPLDPRIRMACDYGESFFDSFPDSPACIAFKQVVRNVGRQLGLDEKSVLPE from the coding sequence ATGGCGCCATCATTAGAGGAAcccgaggccatcgccgacGTCCTCGCCAACCCTCTCAAACAGAAGCCCCAGCTCGTTGCTCCCGAGCCAGAACACTGTCCAGGCCCCGAATCTGAGCGTGCCggaacagcatcatcatgcgATGGCTGTCCTAACCAGGCCATCTGCGCATCTGCCCCCAAGGGTCCCGATCCAGACATCCCGATCATCACGGCGCGGCTGGAGCACGTCAAGCACAAGATTCTGGTGCTAAGCGGAAAGGGCGGCGTCGGAAAGAGCACGTTTACCAACCTTCTCGCTCACGCCTTTTCAACGAACCCGGACAGCACGGTGGGCGTCATGGACGCCGACATTACGGGCCCCAGCACGGCCAAGATGCTGGGCGTGGAGGACGAGACTATTCACGTCAGCGCTACGGGCATGTCGCCCGTGTGGGTGACGGAGAACCTGGCGGTCATGTCAATACAGTTTATGCTGCCAGATAGAGATGCCGCGATCATCTGGAGAGGCCCGAAGAAGAATGGACTGATTAAGCAGTTTCTAAAGGACGTGGAGTGGGGAGAATTGGATTTCCTACTGGTCGATACGCCGCCGGGGACGAGCGACGAGCATCTGAGCGTCAACTCGTTCCTAAAGGAGAGCGGGATTGACGGCGCCGTGGTGGTAACAACGCCGCAGGAGGTTGCGCTGCTGGACGTGCGCAAGGAAATCGACTTTTGCCGCAAGGCCGGCATCAGGATCCTGGGCCTGGCGGAGAACATGAGCGCATTCGTGTGCCCCAACTGCAAAGGCGAAAGCCAAATCTTCAAGGCCAGCACAGGTGGTGGTCGAGCGCtggcggaggagatggaCATTCCGTTCTTGGGGTCGGTGCCTCTGGACCCGAGGATACGCATGGCATGCGATTACGGAGAGAGCTTCTTTGACTCGTTCCCCGATAGCCCGGCTTGTATTGCGTTTAAGCAGGTGGTGAGGAATGTAGGACGGCAGCTGGgcttggatgagaagagcGTGCTGCCGGAATAG